The segment AGCAATTGGTGCAGATCACAGATGATGGATGAAACACGAACAAGAACAATATACGGAGAGGAGAGTCCTCTCCttgcagcaaaaaaaaaacattgattcAGTTGGTTTCTTTCTACCTACACAATAACGTCATGGCTCTTCTTGTTTTATGAGGAAATAACTAAGCaacatttctttttcttttttttctaattgtaactagtttttaacctttttatcaCTTCTCTTAATATTACAGCACAAGTTCTTCTagcacacaacacaaactcagtTGAGATCATAAGAGTCGTAACAAAACTGATCAGACACAATCTCAAAACGTCAATAGTACTAATAAAAGCCactagagaagaagaagaattttCAGGACGTTGTTGCAGCTTGTAACTGTCTAACTTTAGACTGCAACACCATCCCAGCTTCATCTGCCACGCTTTTCTTCTTGGCCAACACCTGCATTGAATAAACAATTCTTGAAAGCTTAGCTAAAGCTGTAAACATAGGTCTTCACAACAAAAGGGTATTCTAACAATTTAGCACTAATGCAAAGATTAACATTAATAAATACTCATTGAAGCTGTAAATAACAAAGCTTAATACGGAAACAACATTCAAGAACTAATAATAACTACTGAAACATCAAATCAAATGAAGAGTGAAGTGCAACAACAGACTAACCAAAGGGCTTTCTGACTATATCCATCACAATTTAAtaaaagtttatataaattctttttttttatataatttgaggcttatgcatatataattttttctttaaatttttcgAGTCCTTTAATAGCCTATGATCAGAGCAGCCATTAAAGTTCCATCCTTTAAACCATATACTAATGAACATTACCTCAAAGAGTTGCTCATAGTTTGATTTCAACAAGTTAATCTTCCTCTGACAATAGTCTTTACCATCCTCCATTGTTTTCTACACGACaaaacacacatattaaaaCACACTTCAGAGCTTCTTCACAAAAGCAAACACTGAACAGATTCTAATGTACCTCGATGAAGTAACCAGTGCCGATATCAACAAGAACCTTGCCAGCTTCATCAAGCGTCCCAGGCACGTAGAGAGACGCGGTGAGCGGCACGAGCATCTTCTTGCCTTGAGGTCGAAGCGAGAGGTCGTTGAGAGCTCCCGCGGCGGATTCGAGGCGTGCGTTGGCTGTGCGGATGTTGTTGAGGCTGTCTTGCAGGAGGTTCACTTCCAGATCCGCTTGCTCCTTCAGCGCTTTTAGCTGATCGATTCCCATTTTCTCTAGTTCTCCTCTCgccgatgatgatgatgatgacgccattctctctctttctctctctcagtCGCGTCTCCTCCGTGTCGGCTGAGCTCTGCGGCGAATGGACTTAGTCTGTTCCGAGACGAAGTGTGGCCCATTAAGTGGAGTTAGTGTTAGAGAAGAAGTCTGGCCCATTAATATCCGTATCTAGGCCCATATAAGTCCCTCCGGTATGTTTTTAAGTTTaaccaatgtttttaaaaccggaTTGACCGCCGTGTAACCTAATAGGTCTAATAACTGGTTCGACCATGGACCGATCACATA is part of the Brassica rapa cultivar Chiifu-401-42 chromosome A09, CAAS_Brap_v3.01, whole genome shotgun sequence genome and harbors:
- the LOC103865440 gene encoding probable prefoldin subunit 5, whose protein sequence is MASSSSSSARGELEKMGIDQLKALKEQADLEVNLLQDSLNNIRTANARLESAAGALNDLSLRPQGKKMLVPLTASLYVPGTLDEAGKVLVDIGTGYFIEKTMEDGKDYCQRKINLLKSNYEQLFEVLAKKKSVADEAGMVLQSKVRQLQAATTS